The nucleotide window CATTTCAATATCCAACATCGGTAGCTGTGTGGTTTGCACATACATCACCTTGGCACCGTTTTGGGTTTGCCAACTCTCCACCTGCACACTCGCCATTGCGCTATGACTCAATAATAGCGTAACCATAAATAACCAGGTCGGGTAAAAAGTGTTTTTAAATGACTGTTTCATCAATGCATCCCTCCATGCATAAGCGGTGCAGCCGATTTCTTGGCCTGCTTGCCGTTAGGCAGCAAAGTGGCGATCGTCACTTTATCCTTATCTAAATATTTTTTGGCGACCGCTTGAACCTGTTCCGGCGTGACTTTACGCAGCTGCTCCACCCAGTTATCGATGGTATCTGCCGGCAAGCCAACACTCACCAAAGAACCCAATACGGTTGCTTGCGATTGGATTGAGTCTTGATGATAAACATACTGCGCCTCCGATTGCGCCAAGACCCTCTCCAACTCATCCTGGGTAACCAAATCCGTTTTTAACTTATCAATCTCTTGCCAAATCGCCGCTTCGGCCTTTTGAGGAGAGACCCCTTCAGAAGGCGTAGCCTGGAAGATAAACAGGGTCGTTAAACGGTCTGTTCCGTCATAACCTGCCCCGATACTGGCGACCACCTGCTCTTTACGAAGAAGGTTTTTGGTGAGACGAGCCGAATCGTCTCCATCTAGAATCGAGCTTAAAACCTCCAACGCATAAACCTCTTTTTTCTGTTCATCGGTTTTTGCCGTCACCAAAGTCGGTGCATGAAAGCCCATCAAAATACTGGGCATTTTGGTTGCGCCTTTAAGTGTTAGCTGACGCGGGCCTTCTTGCTCCAATTCCTTCTGCGGCTTAGGCGGCTCAATCTTTTCCGGTTTATTTTTACCATAATATTTCTTAGCGAGCTGATACACCTCTTGCGGATTGACATCCCCTACCACAACCAAAGTGGCATTATTCGGTGCATACCAACGTTGATACCAATTACGGGCATCATCCGCGGTCCAACTACGAATATCCGGCATCCAACCAATTATGGGATGATGCTCTGGGCTATTCATAAAAGCTGTCGCTTTAAACTGTTCATATAGCTTGCCTTCCGGCTTGTCTTCAGTTCGCCAACGACGCTCTTCGGTCACGACATCACGCTCTTTAATGAACTCTTCGTCCGTCAACACCACATTACGCATACGATCCGCTTCCAAACGCATCAAATCTTCTAAATGCTGCTTACCTACTACTTGGTAATAGGCGGTGTAATCGGTTGAAGTAAAGGCATTCTCTTCACCGCCCATACGCGAAACTATTTTCGAAAACTCTCCCGGTGCTAAGGTTTTCGTTCCTTTAAACATCATGTGTTCCAACATGTGTGAAATACCGGTTTTACCACTATGTTCATAATTCGACCCCACACGATACCAGACTTGATGAACTACAACAGGCGCACGATGATCCTCTTTCACTAAGATTTTCATTTGATTATCTAAGGTAAATTCAGTCACATTGGCAAAACCCAAGCTACTTGTCAAAAAGAGCGCTAGCCCGGTTACCAAATAGGTCGCTTGCTTTTTAAAAGACCGCATAATGATTCCTTTGGTAAATTAAAAGAGATCTAAAATTAAAAATGAGGTGAAAACCAGATTGCCGAGTGTCTTCACCATCTTTTAAATGAATTCCTTTATAATAGCGATAGTTGAATATTCAAGTATGAATAAAACTTGAATCTAACCCCAATTTTTCACATTAATCGAGACGATTGATTCTAGTTTCAGGACAAGCGAATGTTTAGTTTTTTGCGCCGCAAGAAAAATCAAGAAGAGACTTCACAACAGGCTATTGAAGAGAGCTTGGTAGAGACAAATCTAGAGCCACAACCAGAAAAAAACGAGATTGCACAAATCCGTGACGATTCGACTGAACAGCCAGGCAAGGGAACCCAAGAAGCTGACGCTCTTGAAACCACTGGACCTAGCAACGGGCAAACGCCTGTCGAGCAAGGCAACGTTCAGCAAGAACCAGCAGAACAACCAGAACCATCGGTACAATTTGAAGAAACACAATCCAATTCTGAAACGGAACAACCGGTTGAGCCAGCACGCCAAGAACCAATCACGGAAGAGCCTTCAGCTGAAAAACAGAGTTTTTTCACGCGCCTAAAAAAAGGACTAAGCAAAACCCGTCATAGCTTTACCGAAAGCATTGCCAGCCTGGTATTGGGGCGCAAAGAGATTGATGACGACTTGCTTGATGAGTTGGAAATGATTCTTCTGACCGCCGACGTGGGAATCGATGCCACCGACCGCATCATCCAAAATCTAACCGAGCAGGTTTCACGTAAAGAACTTAAAGACCCTGAAGCATTGATCACCTCGTTAAAGTCGCAACTACAACAAATTTTAGCGCCGATGACCGCCCCACTTGATATTGATGCCCATTTGGCTAAAAACCAAGGGCCTTTTGTGATTTTAATGGTAGGCATTAACGGTGTTGGTAAGACCACGACCATCGGTAAGCTGGCAAAAAAATATCAACTCGAAGGTAAGTCTGTCATGCTGGCCGCCGGCGACACTTTCCGCGCCGCTGCGGTAGAACAATTACAAACTTGGGGGGAACGTAATAATGTTCCGGTTATGGCACAAAAAACGGGAGCGGATTCCGCTGCGGTGATTTTTGATGCAATCCAATCAGCTAAAGCGAAAAAGATTGATGTTCTGATTGCCGATACCGCTGGTCGTTTGCATACTCAGTCCAATTTAATGGAAGAACTTAAAAAGGTAAAACGTGTCATCGCTAAAGTGGACGCAACGGCACCACATGAAGTCATGCTGGTGATTGATGCCGGAACCGGGCAAAATGCCTTGAACCAAGCTCAGCAATTCCAAGAAGCGGTAGATGTCTCCGGCATTACATTAACCAAGCTAGATGGAACCGCTAAAGGTGGAATTGTGTTTGCCTTGGCCGAACAGCGTCAGATTCCTATTCGTTTTATTGGTGTTGGAGAATCGATTGACGATTTACGCGCTTTTGACAGCAAGAGCTTTACCGAAGCACTGTTTGATCAATCCACAACGGGTTAACCCATTGAAATAAGCCATGCAACTTCCTGATACCGACAATATTGACTATCAATACGCCTTCAAACAGGGTTACCGGATGGCAATTGATGGTAAACGTGTCACCAGTATGCCCAGCAGTGTCCGACGCGATATGGTGATGCGTGACTATTTTCAACAAGGCTGGGAGCAAGCTGTTGAAGATATGACCCATAACAGCGAAATTCTCAACAAACCCGATTGGCGTAGCCGTTTTGCTTGGTTTGTGTTTATGGTTTTAGGAGGTCTCGCGACGGCAAGCTTGATGATTAAAAACATCGAGTCCGAAAAAGCCAAACAGCAAGCCGCCATAGAGGGACAAACTGCGCAAACGCCAAGCACCCAAACTTCAACGCTAAACACCCCTAACTCAGCGACCACGGTTAACGAACAACACGACCTTGCTAACCTCTCCTTACTTTCAAATGAACAACGTAAAGATCTAGCGCTGAATCAGCGACAGATTGCCACAGCGCAAGAGCTTGATCTTCAAGCTGTAATCGACAGCCCGATCAAAGTCACTTTTGCGACCTTGAGTGAAGATATCCAAGATAGAACCCCCATCCATCCGTTAACAGATACAGTGCCAAAATATATACGTAAACTGACTTTTTTTACGGAAATCAAACATGCCAACAAGCAAACCATTTATCATCGTTGGCGCACAGATAAACAAATTTTAGCAACCGTAGAGCTGTCTATTGGTAGCGATAACTATAAAACCTGGTCAAATAAAAAACTCAGCAGTGCGTGGTTAGGCCAATGGTATGTTGAAGTTCTAGATCAAAATAAGAATGTCATTTTCCGCAAAGCATTTAACTATGGAGGCCAACCTTGAATCTTTTAAAACGCCTATTAATACTCTCTCTTTCAGCGCTTATGTTAATTATGGCTGGATGTAGTAGCACACCACCTCCAAAACAAACGTATGACAACCTTTGCTCGATTTACGGCCATGATAGTGATTGGCAAGAGGCGGCTCACAAAGCCTATAAAAAATGGGGAACGCCGCCCTATGTCGCCATGGCCTTGATTCATCAAGAATCACGTTTTAAACCAGATGCGCAACCTGCCCGTGAATACGCTTTAGGCATGATACCTCTACCAAGAAGCTCTTCCGCCTATGGTTACTCTCAAGCGAAAGATGGTACTTGGCATGACTACATGAAGGCTACGGGAAATTGGGGGGCTTCTCGCTCAGATATAGAGGACTCTTTGGACTTTATCGGCTGGTATAACTATCAATCATATAAACGTTTGAAGATTTCCCGCAAGGATACCTATAAGCTGTATTTGGCTTACCACGAAGGCCAGGGGGGATATTCACGACGTAGCTATTTGAAAAAGGACTGGTTACTTGCGGTGGCCAAGAAAGTGTCTAATCGGGCGCGCATGTACAAAAAACAGTATTCAAGATGCAGTTGAAGATTGCATTTAAGCAGACTATATAAGTAGTCTGTTTTAAGCAGCTAACTTCTCAACTACACCCTTTAAACCAAAAACTGATATCCAGATACAAAAAAACCGAGCAGGGAATTCCCAACTCGGTTTTTTTTTAAAAGTTACCAGGCCTGGTAACTTTTATTTAAACGTTTTAAATTGCTAAAGCATAAGCTTTAGTAATTAAGCTTTGTAACGTTCAAATACTAAAGAAGCGTTAGTACCACCAAAGCCGAAGCTGTTACTCATAATACGGTTTAAACCTGCATTATCAATACGCTCAGTGACAATAGGCATGCCTTCACACTCAGGGTCTAGGTTTTCGATATTGATTGAAGGACAAATAAAGTCATTCTCCAACATCATTAAACTGTAGATAAATTCATGAACACCGGCCGCACCTAAAGAGTGACCAGACATTGATTTGGTTGAACTGATTTTAGGAACCTTAGCACCGAATACTTCACGAATAGCCGCTGCTTCTTTAGTATCACCTACTGGAGTAGAGGTACCATGAGGGTTGATATAATCAACATCACCATTCACAGTTGATAATGCCATCTGCATACAACGAACTGCACCTTCACCAGAAGGAGCAACCATATCATATCCATCAGAGTTGGCACCGTAACCTGTGATTTCCGCATAGATTTTAGCACCACGAGCCAAAGCGTGCTCCAACTCTTCAACTACGACCATTCCGCCGCCACCAGCGATAACAAAACCGTCACGATCCGCATCATAAGCACGAGAAGCTTTTTCAGGACAATCATTGTATTTTGTCGATAAAGCACCCATCGCATCAAACATCACAGACATGGTCCAGTGAAGCTCTTCACCACCACCTGCAAAAACGACATCCTGTTTACCCAGTTGAATCTGCTCAACCGCAGTTCCGATACAATGTGCAGAAGTAGAACATGCCGAACTGATTGAATAGTTAATGCCCTTGATTTTAAATGGCGTTGCTAAACAAGCAGAAACAGTAGAACCCATGGTACGCGTTACCATATAAGGACCAACACGCTTAACACCCTTCTCACGGGCAATTTCTACCGCTTGTGTAGAGTTTGAGTTAGAACCACCACCAGAACCAGCAATCAAGCCTGTTCTTGGATTAGACATTTGCTCTTCGGTTAAACCAGAATCTTTAACCGCTTGTTGCATAGCAATGTATGAATAAGCGGCGGCATCACCCATAAAACGTAATTGCTTACGATCAATATGGTCAGAGAAATTTAAATCTTTGATTGCACCATGAACTTGTGAACGCATACCATTTTCAGCATACTCTGGCGCAAATACGATACCTGATTTACCCTCTTTTAAAGACTGAGTAACTTCTTCCACATTGTTTCCGATGCTAGAAACAATACCTACGCCTGTAATAACGACTCTTTTCATAATTAAAAATTATCCGTATTAGTGAATAAGCCAACCTTTAAATCGGTCGCACTGTAAATTTCTCGGCCATCAACAAACATTTTAGCGTCACCAAGACCCATATATAACTTACGTTTAATCACACGTTTCATATCAATAACGTATTCAACTTTCTTGGCCGTTGGTAGAACCTGGCCATAGAACTTAACTTCACCTGAACCTAGAGCACGTCCACGACCAGGTCCACCAGTCCAACCTAGGAAGAAACCAATAAGCTGCCACATAGCGTCCAAGCCCAAACAACCAGGCATAACCGGATCTTCGTTAAAGTGACATTCAAAAAACCAAAGGTCCTTTGTTATATCTAGTTCAGCACGGATTTGACCTTTACCGAATGCACCACCTTCTTCAGAAATATGAGTAATGCGATCCATCATCAGCATTGGAGGTAATGGCAATTGTGCATTACCAGGACCAAACAGCTCGCCACGGCCACTCGATAAAAGTTCTTCTCTTGTATAACTAGATTGTTGTTCCATTAGGTTTACCAGTGTTGTATCAAATATCCTGCATTATAACAGGACGATAGAGTGCAATTCAATGCGTTAAACAGAATACAAAAAAGCCCGTAATCTCTTCAGAAATTACGGGCTTTAAAATATGGTGCCGACATCAAGACTTGAACTTGAAACCTACTGATTACAAATCAGTTGCACTACCAATTGTGCTATGTCGGCTTGTTGGGGCGTATTATAAGACTTGTTTAAAATGTGTCAACAACTTTTATAAGTTTTTTTTACTTTTTTAAGATTTTTTGACAGACTCTACAACATTGACCATTCCCTGCAATACTAAGTCGGGAATATAATCATAAGGAAAGTCTAAAAGTGGGCATAACTCGAGTGATTCACCACCAGTCATCACCACTTTGAATTGGGTACCTACCTGGGTATTCAAATCCTGAATAATTCGATTGATGAACGCAACGGTCATATACAAAGTACCACCTAATATAGCGGAGCTGGTATCGTTAGCTAACAGCTGATCAGCATCAGGAATCTGGATATCGGCGTTTGCAACTTGACTGGAGCTATAATCCTGTAAATTTGCGGTATCCAACGATAACGACCTACGCATGGTATGGATGCCTGGGACAATAAAACCACCCAGATGTTTTCCATTGATGACCGCATCGACTGTTAATGCGGTTCCAGCATCGATAACAATAGTGGGCTCTTTATAGACACCAATTGCACCCTGCATTGCAAACCATCGGTCAGCACCTAACAGATGAAAATCTTCATAGCCTGAGGTCAGGCCACAACAGGATTTTTGTGAAAACAATTGTATAGGGAATATCTGCCATTCAGATTGAATCAGTTGTTTGAGTGCATCGACTTTCTTAGCATCAGCAACGCTGGATATATAAACTTCATCAGGATAACCATCGATTTCAAAATCTGTAAATCCGTCATCAAGTATATCTATTAAGCGTATGGCTTCATAAGTTTCATATTGACCATCTATTACGGATGACCATTTAACAAAACTGTTACCGATATCTAAAAAAAGTTTATTCATAATCAATATGCGCCCAGCAAGAACAAAATTCAATCAAGTTTCTTATGCTTAAGATACTCCAAACACTTATATAGTGCTTTTTATAAGCAAGCTATGATACACAATTAACCATTCACATGCTCTGAATAAATAAGTGAATAGTGATATAAATCAGATAAAAGATTATTTCAAAAATATAAAATTTAGTACTAAAAAACCTAAAAAAAAACCCGCCGAGTGCTGAGCACAGGGCGGGTTTTTAGAATATAAGCTTGGCAATGACCTACTCTCGCATGGGACCTCCCACACTACCATCGGCGCTAAGACGTTTCACTTCTGAGTTCGGAATGGGATCAGGTGGTTCCATCTTGCTATTGTCACCAAGCAATTTGGTGTTACGGGCTGACGGTAGTCAACCTCGTAAAATTCTTTGGAATAGATCTAACTATCAGTATTCGGTATCTATTTGAGTATACTCAAGGTATATCACAACATCGCTTGTCGTTGATTTTCATCATCTTACAAGTCACTTTTGAGTTGTATAGTTAAGCCTCACGGGTAATTAGTACAAGTTAGCTTCATACATTACTGCACTTCCACACCTTGCCTATCAACGTCATAGTCTCTAACGGCCCTTCAGAAGACTTAAAGTCTAGGGAAAACTTATCTTGAGGCAGGTTTCCCGCTTAGATGCTTTCAGCGGTTATCCTTTCCGAACATAGCTACCGGGCAATGCCATTGGCATGACAACCCGAACACCAGCGGTTCGTCCACTCCGGTCCTCTCGTACTAGGAGCAGCCCCTCTCAATTTTCCAACGCCCACGGCAGATAGGGACCGAACTGTCTCACGACGTTCTAAACCCAGCTCGCGTACCACTTTAAATGGCGAACAGCCATACCCTTGGGACCGACTTCAGCCCCAGGATGTGATGAGCCGACATCGAGGTGCCAAACACCGCCGTCGATATGAACTCTTGGGCGGTATCAGCCTGTTATCCCCGGAGTACCTTTTATCCGTTGAGCGATGGCCCTTCCACACAGAACCACCGGATCACTAGAACCTGCTTTCGCACCTGCTCGACGTGTCAGTCTCGCAGTCAAGCACCCTTTTACTCTTGCGCTCATTGCACGATGTCCGACCGTGCTGAGGGTACCTTCGCGCTCCTCCGTTACTCTTTAGGAGGAGACCGCCCCAGTCAAACTACCCACCATACACTGTCCCTGACCAGGATTCACTGGCCTAGGTTAGAACCTCAATAATATCAGGGTGGTATTTCAAGATTGGCTCCACATCAACTGGCGTTGTTGCTTCAAAGCCTC belongs to Thiomicrorhabdus immobilis and includes:
- a CDS encoding M16 family metallopeptidase, whose amino-acid sequence is MRSFKKQATYLVTGLALFLTSSLGFANVTEFTLDNQMKILVKEDHRAPVVVHQVWYRVGSNYEHSGKTGISHMLEHMMFKGTKTLAPGEFSKIVSRMGGEENAFTSTDYTAYYQVVGKQHLEDLMRLEADRMRNVVLTDEEFIKERDVVTEERRWRTEDKPEGKLYEQFKATAFMNSPEHHPIIGWMPDIRSWTADDARNWYQRWYAPNNATLVVVGDVNPQEVYQLAKKYYGKNKPEKIEPPKPQKELEQEGPRQLTLKGATKMPSILMGFHAPTLVTAKTDEQKKEVYALEVLSSILDGDDSARLTKNLLRKEQVVASIGAGYDGTDRLTTLFIFQATPSEGVSPQKAEAAIWQEIDKLKTDLVTQDELERVLAQSEAQYVYHQDSIQSQATVLGSLVSVGLPADTIDNWVEQLRKVTPEQVQAVAKKYLDKDKVTIATLLPNGKQAKKSAAPLMHGGMH
- the ftsY gene encoding signal recognition particle-docking protein FtsY is translated as MFSFLRRKKNQEETSQQAIEESLVETNLEPQPEKNEIAQIRDDSTEQPGKGTQEADALETTGPSNGQTPVEQGNVQQEPAEQPEPSVQFEETQSNSETEQPVEPARQEPITEEPSAEKQSFFTRLKKGLSKTRHSFTESIASLVLGRKEIDDDLLDELEMILLTADVGIDATDRIIQNLTEQVSRKELKDPEALITSLKSQLQQILAPMTAPLDIDAHLAKNQGPFVILMVGINGVGKTTTIGKLAKKYQLEGKSVMLAAGDTFRAAAVEQLQTWGERNNVPVMAQKTGADSAAVIFDAIQSAKAKKIDVLIADTAGRLHTQSNLMEELKKVKRVIAKVDATAPHEVMLVIDAGTGQNALNQAQQFQEAVDVSGITLTKLDGTAKGGIVFALAEQRQIPIRFIGVGESIDDLRAFDSKSFTEALFDQSTTG
- a CDS encoding DUF2914 domain-containing protein, yielding MQLPDTDNIDYQYAFKQGYRMAIDGKRVTSMPSSVRRDMVMRDYFQQGWEQAVEDMTHNSEILNKPDWRSRFAWFVFMVLGGLATASLMIKNIESEKAKQQAAIEGQTAQTPSTQTSTLNTPNSATTVNEQHDLANLSLLSNEQRKDLALNQRQIATAQELDLQAVIDSPIKVTFATLSEDIQDRTPIHPLTDTVPKYIRKLTFFTEIKHANKQTIYHRWRTDKQILATVELSIGSDNYKTWSNKKLSSAWLGQWYVEVLDQNKNVIFRKAFNYGGQP
- a CDS encoding transglycosylase SLT domain-containing protein — its product is MNLLKRLLILSLSALMLIMAGCSSTPPPKQTYDNLCSIYGHDSDWQEAAHKAYKKWGTPPYVAMALIHQESRFKPDAQPAREYALGMIPLPRSSSAYGYSQAKDGTWHDYMKATGNWGASRSDIEDSLDFIGWYNYQSYKRLKISRKDTYKLYLAYHEGQGGYSRRSYLKKDWLLAVAKKVSNRARMYKKQYSRCS
- the fabB gene encoding beta-ketoacyl-ACP synthase I; amino-acid sequence: MKRVVITGVGIVSSIGNNVEEVTQSLKEGKSGIVFAPEYAENGMRSQVHGAIKDLNFSDHIDRKQLRFMGDAAAYSYIAMQQAVKDSGLTEEQMSNPRTGLIAGSGGGSNSNSTQAVEIAREKGVKRVGPYMVTRTMGSTVSACLATPFKIKGINYSISSACSTSAHCIGTAVEQIQLGKQDVVFAGGGEELHWTMSVMFDAMGALSTKYNDCPEKASRAYDADRDGFVIAGGGGMVVVEELEHALARGAKIYAEITGYGANSDGYDMVAPSGEGAVRCMQMALSTVNGDVDYINPHGTSTPVGDTKEAAAIREVFGAKVPKISSTKSMSGHSLGAAGVHEFIYSLMMLENDFICPSINIENLDPECEGMPIVTERIDNAGLNRIMSNSFGFGGTNASLVFERYKA
- the fabA gene encoding 3-hydroxyacyl-[acyl-carrier-protein] dehydratase FabA — encoded protein: MEQQSSYTREELLSSGRGELFGPGNAQLPLPPMLMMDRITHISEEGGAFGKGQIRAELDITKDLWFFECHFNEDPVMPGCLGLDAMWQLIGFFLGWTGGPGRGRALGSGEVKFYGQVLPTAKKVEYVIDMKRVIKRKLYMGLGDAKMFVDGREIYSATDLKVGLFTNTDNF
- a CDS encoding type III pantothenate kinase — its product is MNKLFLDIGNSFVKWSSVIDGQYETYEAIRLIDILDDGFTDFEIDGYPDEVYISSVADAKKVDALKQLIQSEWQIFPIQLFSQKSCCGLTSGYEDFHLLGADRWFAMQGAIGVYKEPTIVIDAGTALTVDAVINGKHLGGFIVPGIHTMRRSLSLDTANLQDYSSSQVANADIQIPDADQLLANDTSSAILGGTLYMTVAFINRIIQDLNTQVGTQFKVVMTGGESLELCPLLDFPYDYIPDLVLQGMVNVVESVKKS